One Candidatus Sulfotelmatobacter sp. genomic region harbors:
- the ftsW gene encoding putative lipid II flippase FtsW, translating to MSRGDRWLIILPLLLTAVGLVMVYSSSAILGLTRFQDPSHYFTRQLLRTVLGLAVLGIAAKADLRRLEQAAPALLAVAVSLLAVVVAAGHMSNGATRWLRLGFLTLQPTDLGRLAAVIFLAWWLKRRPPSELGLMRGVLPPLAIVAGLSGLILLQPNLSSAGLLGLTGFLMLFLAGAPLRSLAVPVGVGALGVMVALKTHPYMMGRVTTFAKFVFGGELDTHGAGWQLDQSLIAIGSGGIFGRGLGAGLQKYLFLPEAHTDFIFSILAEELGFVGATILLGLLGLLVWRGLRVAARTHDPFAALLAGGLTLQLGLYAIVNLAVATGIFPTTGLPLPFVSYGGSALLANMAAAGLLHRISVLNQTEAALAAQRWSRGAS from the coding sequence GTGAGCCGCGGCGATCGCTGGCTGATCATCCTGCCGCTGCTGCTCACCGCGGTCGGACTCGTCATGGTCTACTCCTCGAGCGCGATCCTCGGCCTCACCCGATTCCAGGACCCGAGCCACTACTTCACCCGCCAGCTGCTTCGCACCGTGCTGGGGCTGGCGGTGCTCGGGATCGCGGCGAAGGCGGATCTCCGCCGCCTCGAGCAGGCCGCGCCGGCGCTGCTGGCGGTCGCGGTCTCTCTGCTCGCGGTGGTGGTGGCGGCCGGGCACATGTCGAACGGCGCCACGCGCTGGCTTCGGCTCGGCTTCCTGACGCTCCAGCCCACCGATCTCGGGCGGCTGGCGGCGGTGATCTTCCTGGCCTGGTGGCTCAAGCGGCGGCCGCCGTCCGAGCTCGGACTCATGCGCGGCGTGCTGCCGCCGCTCGCGATCGTCGCGGGTCTGAGCGGCCTGATCCTGTTGCAGCCGAATCTGAGCAGCGCCGGGCTGCTCGGCCTCACCGGCTTCCTGATGCTGTTCCTGGCGGGCGCGCCGCTGCGCTCGCTCGCGGTTCCGGTCGGCGTGGGCGCGCTGGGCGTGATGGTGGCGCTCAAGACGCACCCGTACATGATGGGACGCGTGACGACCTTCGCGAAATTCGTGTTCGGCGGTGAGCTCGACACGCATGGCGCGGGCTGGCAGCTCGATCAGTCGCTGATCGCGATCGGTTCGGGCGGGATCTTCGGCCGCGGTCTCGGCGCCGGGCTCCAGAAGTATCTGTTCCTCCCCGAGGCGCACACCGACTTCATCTTCTCGATCCTCGCCGAGGAACTGGGCTTCGTCGGCGCCACCATCCTGCTGGGGCTGCTGGGGCTGCTGGTGTGGCGCGGGCTGCGGGTCGCGGCGCGCACCCACGATCCGTTCGCGGCGCTGCTGGCCGGCGGGCTCACGCTGCAACTCGGGCTCTACGCGATCGTCAATCTGGCGGTGGCGACCGGCATCTTCCCGACCACCGGGCTGCCGCTGCCGTTCGTGTCGTACGGCGGCTCCGCGCTGCTCGCCAACATGGCCGCGGCTGGTTTGCTGCATCGAATCAGCGTGCTCAACCAGACCGAAGCCGCGCTCGCGGCGCAGCGCTGGTCGCGAGGCGCTTCATGA
- the murD gene encoding UDP-N-acetylmuramoyl-L-alanine--D-glutamate ligase, producing the protein MTIDPLHPLPGRHPLVVGAARSGLAAARLLARHGLDVRLCDRQSPAGLTRESLSGVDLQLGRDDPSLLEGRDVVIWSPGIPLTHPIAEGARARGVPVLSELELGFLAARAPLVCVTGTNGKSTTTDLIGALLAGGGREVAVCGNIGRAICEVAESVSASGLLVVEVSSFQLESVDRLKPFVAVWLNLTPDHADRHGDFASYGATKQRLFARQEEGDYGVWNSDDPEVMRRRTGAGTPLFFSRTAPVEQGAFAALGEIQLAWRGGMEPLMPAAELRLPGPHNLSNALAALAATLPLEIAPEALRSVLRRYAGLAHRLESVGTIEGVSFVNDSKATNVGSMEVALESFAHPVVLIAGGRDKGQDFAPARARVGRRTRHVVLIGEGAARIAGAWNGLPMSRAASLEEAVDQAFAAARRAPEGEGVVLLSPGCASFDMFKDYEDRGQRFRDEVARLRLREAHA; encoded by the coding sequence GTGACCATCGACCCGCTCCATCCGCTTCCCGGGCGCCACCCGCTGGTGGTAGGCGCCGCGCGCTCCGGACTCGCCGCCGCCCGCCTCCTCGCCCGGCACGGGCTCGACGTGCGGCTGTGCGACCGCCAGTCGCCGGCAGGACTCACGCGCGAATCGCTCAGCGGCGTCGATCTTCAGCTGGGACGCGACGACCCGAGTCTGCTCGAAGGCCGCGACGTCGTGATTTGGAGCCCGGGCATTCCGTTGACCCATCCGATCGCCGAAGGGGCGCGCGCTCGGGGCGTGCCGGTGCTCTCCGAGCTCGAACTCGGTTTCCTGGCCGCGCGCGCGCCGCTGGTGTGCGTCACCGGCACCAACGGCAAGAGCACCACCACCGACCTGATCGGCGCCCTGCTCGCCGGGGGCGGGCGCGAGGTGGCGGTGTGCGGCAACATCGGGCGCGCGATCTGCGAAGTGGCCGAGTCGGTGAGCGCCAGCGGTCTGCTGGTGGTGGAAGTGTCCTCCTTCCAGCTGGAATCGGTGGATCGGCTCAAGCCCTTCGTCGCGGTCTGGCTGAACCTGACACCCGACCACGCCGACCGGCACGGCGATTTCGCGAGCTACGGCGCGACCAAGCAGCGGCTGTTCGCGCGCCAGGAAGAAGGCGACTACGGGGTGTGGAACTCCGACGATCCCGAGGTGATGCGGCGCCGCACCGGAGCGGGCACGCCGCTGTTCTTCTCCCGCACCGCGCCGGTCGAGCAGGGCGCGTTCGCGGCGCTCGGCGAGATTCAGCTGGCCTGGCGCGGGGGAATGGAGCCGCTGATGCCGGCCGCGGAGCTGCGGCTTCCCGGCCCGCACAACCTCTCCAACGCCCTGGCCGCGCTGGCGGCGACGCTGCCGCTCGAGATCGCTCCCGAAGCCTTGCGCTCGGTGCTTCGTCGCTACGCCGGGCTCGCGCACCGACTCGAGAGCGTGGGCACGATCGAGGGCGTGTCGTTCGTCAACGACTCGAAGGCCACCAACGTCGGCTCGATGGAAGTGGCGCTCGAGAGCTTCGCGCACCCCGTGGTTCTGATCGCCGGCGGTCGCGACAAGGGCCAGGATTTCGCGCCGGCACGCGCTCGGGTCGGCCGCCGCACGCGGCACGTGGTGCTGATCGGCGAAGGCGCGGCCAGGATCGCAGGCGCCTGGAACGGTCTGCCGATGTCGCGCGCCGCGAGCCTCGAGGAAGCGGTGGACCAGGCCTTCGCCGCCGCTCGGCGCGCGCCGGAGGGTGAGGGCGTGGTGCTGCTCTCGCCCGGCTGTGCTTCGTTCGACATGTTCAAGGACTACGAGGATCGCGGCCAGCGCTTCCGGGACGAAGTCGCGCGATTGCGGCTCAGAGAGGCCCACGCGTGA
- the murG gene encoding undecaprenyldiphospho-muramoylpentapeptide beta-N-acetylglucosaminyltransferase → MKAMISGGGTGGHVYPGIAVAEELKRLRPTDEIVFVGSRRGLEASVVPQAGFRIRYILTRGFPRGAWWRWPFALLANLVAVPQALVVMLAERPNVVLGTGGYVSGPVSLAAWLLRKPLLLQEQNSVPGLANRWLARLADEVHLSFVEARSYFARKDNLKVSGNPVRGHILSGDRATAIAEFGLTAGKPTVFVFGGSRGAHRINEAALDAMRRLKGRVDVQFILQTGRDDFDWATGVVRDEQLPAKVLPFLQRIHMAYAAADLVVCRSGAMTLAEIAVCGTPAILVPYPHAAHNHQVINAANLVDRGAAAMILDRELTGERLAKEIAHLLADRQALSRLSANARTFARPDAAERIARSLQRWGEGRRKAQQPAPLGEGGGR, encoded by the coding sequence ATGAAGGCCATGATCTCGGGCGGCGGCACCGGCGGCCACGTCTATCCGGGCATCGCGGTGGCCGAGGAGTTGAAGCGCCTGCGTCCGACCGACGAAATCGTGTTCGTGGGCAGCCGCCGCGGGCTGGAAGCCTCGGTGGTGCCGCAGGCCGGCTTCCGGATCCGCTACATCCTGACCCGTGGCTTCCCGCGCGGTGCGTGGTGGCGCTGGCCGTTCGCGCTGCTCGCCAACCTGGTCGCGGTTCCACAGGCGCTCGTGGTGATGTTGGCGGAGCGACCGAACGTGGTGCTCGGCACCGGCGGCTACGTGAGCGGGCCGGTGTCGCTGGCCGCCTGGTTGCTGCGAAAGCCGCTGCTCCTGCAGGAGCAGAACAGCGTGCCGGGTCTCGCCAATCGCTGGCTGGCGCGGCTCGCCGACGAAGTGCATCTCTCGTTCGTCGAGGCGCGCTCCTATTTCGCACGCAAGGACAACCTCAAGGTCTCGGGAAATCCGGTGCGCGGCCACATCCTGAGCGGCGATCGCGCCACCGCCATCGCCGAATTCGGGCTCACCGCGGGCAAGCCCACCGTGTTCGTGTTCGGGGGCAGCCGTGGCGCTCATCGCATCAACGAGGCCGCGCTCGACGCCATGCGGCGCCTGAAGGGCCGCGTCGACGTCCAGTTCATCCTGCAGACCGGGCGCGACGATTTCGATTGGGCGACCGGCGTGGTGCGCGATGAGCAGTTGCCGGCGAAGGTGCTGCCGTTCCTGCAACGCATCCACATGGCTTATGCGGCCGCCGATCTGGTGGTCTGCCGCTCGGGTGCCATGACGCTCGCCGAGATCGCGGTCTGCGGCACGCCGGCGATTCTCGTCCCTTACCCGCACGCCGCGCACAATCATCAGGTCATCAACGCGGCCAACCTGGTGGATCGCGGCGCCGCCGCCATGATCCTCGACCGCGAGCTGACCGGAGAGCGCCTGGCGAAAGAGATCGCGCACCTGCTCGCCGATCGCCAGGCGCTGTCGCGCCTGTCGGCCAACGCGCGCACCTTCGCGCGGCCCGACGCCGCCGAGCGGATCGCGCGCAGCCTGCAGCGCTGGGGCGAGGGGCGGCGCAAGGCGCAGCAACCGGCCCCGCTCGGCGAAGGCGGAGGGCGCTGA